GGCGTTGTCGACCGCGGAGAACGCGAGGTCGCCGGGCTTCTCGGGCGCGTTGAACTGGTTGGGCACGCTCGACACCCACGAAGGCATCTTCGACGGGTCGCGCGGTGGCTGGTCGAGCGTCTGCCCGCGCACGTAGCGGGCGACGCGCCGGATCGCCGCCGCGACGGACGCGTCGCTCGGCGTCGCGGGCGCGGGGTGTTCGCCGAGCGCCTCGATCGACAGCGGGATCTGCTTCGTGAGATCGGCGGCGACGGAGGTCGGCTCCTCGAAGTAGTGCCGCGTCGTGATCGTTCCGCTGCCCTCGAGCCGCAGCCAGTTGCGCGGCTGCGGCGTCGCGCTCGCGACCACCTCGTAGCTCCCGTCGGGCGCGACCTCGAACTCGCCGTCGTGGATCGCGGCCGAGACGCGCCGCGCATAGCTTCCGTCGTGCGAGCCGTCCTCGACGGTGAACGAGGTGTAGACGGCCCCGGCGGTGTTCCCGCGGATCCGGTACGTGAGGCCTGCGTCGACGGAGGTGGTGAAGTAGACGGCGTCGGGGTTGTCGCCGAGGAACTTCCGCGTCGGCGAGACGATCCGCGTGAAGACCGGATGCGCGAGGCTCTGCTCGGTGTAGAAGTCGAGCCCGGCGGACAGCCAGTGGAGGAGCACGCGGTGCGTGTCCGCCGCCTGGCCCGCACTCGCGACGCCGTACTCGGGGCCGGCATAACGTTCGCCGACCTCGCCGAGCAGCGCGACGAAGTCGCGCCACGCGTCGCGGCTCTCCGATGCGACGGGCGCGGGGGCCGCCGGCGCACCCGCGGCGTGCGCGTCGGCGCGCGCGCCCGAGAGCGGCAGGGCCGAGAGCGCGCCGGCCGCGCCGACGGCGCGCAGGAAGGCGCGGCGCTCGAGCCGGGGCAGGGCAGTGGCGGGCGGCGGATCGGTCGGGACACGGGCGGGATCGGTCTCGGGAGTCGGGTCGGTCACGGAGCCTCCTGGTGTCGGGGGTGTCTCGGCGCGCGCGGGTGCGGGCCGCGCCTCAGTCGGCGTCGAGCCCGAGCGTGCGCCGCACGCCGGCCTCGAACGCGCGGATCGCGGGCCCCGCGTGCTGCTCCTCGAGCGCGTGCAGCCGCGGCTGGCCGGCCGCGCTCTCGGCGTCCCACTCGTCCGCGAACGCGCCGGACGCGATGTGCGCGACGATCTCGCGCATGACCGGCCCGAAGTCGAGCGCGTCGTAGCGGCCGCGCCGCGAGAGCTGCCCGTAGCGGCTCGCCGGCGAGTGGTGGGCGAGCTGCGCGGCGAAGCCCTCCTCGCGCAGCAGGCGGTAGTTGCGCTCGACCTCGCCCGAGAGGTGGAGCTCCGTCAGCACCGCCTCGATCGGGATCCCCTCTGCGAGCATCGCGCCGACGAACGCCTGCGACACATGCGTCAGCGCGGGCGAGAGCACCTGCTCGACGGAGAGGTCGAGGATCGCCTCCTGGCGCGGCGTGAGGCCGATCGCGCACTGCGCGAGGCCCCCGATCGCGTGCGCGACGGCGAGCGTGCGCGCGAGCGCGGTGCCGGTCGCGTCGCGCTCGATGCCGAGTGCGGTCAGGAAGCCCGCGCCCTCGACGTAGCAGCGTCGCACCTCGGGCCCGAGCATGCGCGGCGCGACCATCGCGAGGTCGCCGTCGGGTGCGAAGCGATCGAAGGCGAGCGTGTAGCCGCTCGCCACGATCGTGAGCGCGTGCGGCTTCGGCGCGAGGCCGAGCCGCGGGATCGCGTCGTCGGGCACGAGCACGCACAGCACGTCGGCGTCGCTCGCGTCCGCGATCGCGCCGACGGCGAAGCCGTCGGCTTCCGCCGCCGCGCGGCTCTCGTCGGCGCGCGCGTGGACGGCGACGTCGACGCCCGAGTCGCGCAGGTTGAGCGCCCACGAGCGGCCCTGGTTGCCGTATCCGACGACGGCGACGCGCTGCCCGTCGAGCGCGCGCGGGTCGGCGTCGGAGGAGCGGTAGATCGTCGTCATCGCGCGTTCCTCCCTCGGAGCGCGCGAGCCTACACCCGGGGCGCTCCTCCGTGGCGCTCTTCGAAGCTCGCGTACCAGCGGTGCAGGTTGCGGTGGCTCGCGTCCACCTCGACGCCGAACATGCGGCCGAAGCGCATCGCCGCGAAGAGCGTCCCGTCGGCGATCGTCGGGCGATCGCCGAAGACGAAGGGCGCGTCGCCGACGCGCTCGTCGAGCAGGGCGAGCGGCTTCACGAGCGCAGTGCGCGCCCACGCGGCCATGCCCTCGTTCGGCTCGACCCCCGGCAGCGGCGAGCGCGTCGAGTGCACGAGTCGTCCGACGGGGAGCAGGATCGACGTGTCGATCATCCGCTCGAGCGAGCGGATGCGGAGCCGCTCGAGCGGCGTGCGGCCGATCATCGAAGGCTCGGGATGGAGCTCCTCGAGGTACTCGAGGATCGGCAGCGACTCGGCGACGAACTCGCCGTCGTCGAGCTCGAGCACGGGGACGCGCCCGAGCGGATTGCGCGCGAGGAAGGCCGGATCGTGCTGCTCGCCCTTCGGCAGCACGACGATCTCGCGCGCGAGGTCGAGCCCCTTCTCCTTCAGGAAGACCTCGACCTTCGTCGGGTTCGGAGCGAGCGGAAACGTGTGGAGCTTCATGGTTCCTCCCGGGAACGGTGGCGGGCGCGAAGGCGTGGAGCGAGCGAGTCGACGATCGTGCGCGCGTAGAGCCGCGAGCCTTCCGCGGTGACGTGCATGCCGTCGTAGAAGAGGTGCATCGGCGCATCCCAGTCGGCGCCGCTCGCGCGGACCGCGGCGTCGAGGTCGACGACGAGCGCGCCGGTCTCCGCGCCGACTGCGCGGGTGGCTGCGTTGAAGCGCGCCTGCGCGCCGACGTTCGCCCAGGCCGGCGTGAGTGCGTTCTGCGTCGCGGCGAGGGGCTGTGTCGCGAGGACGGGCTCGATGTCGAACGCGCGCGCCACGCCCACGAACGCGCGCAGGCGGCGCGCGAAGGGAGCGACGGGAATCGCCGCGGCGCCGGGCCCCGTCTCGCGCGCGGCGACGTCCGCGGCGAGCGGCTGCGGCACGAGCGCGTAGGCCGCGAGACGGTGGCGCGCGAAGGCGACCACGAAGGAGCTGCGCGAGGCGACCGTCTCGAGCCAGCGCGCGGCGACCCGCGCGTCGAGCGGGACGCCCATCGAGCTCGCGTAGCCGTCGGCCGTCGCGAGCACGCCCGTGTCGTTGGTCGCGTGCATGACGAACACGACGTCGGGCGCGTCGGCGACGACGTGGTCGAGCAGCACGTGGAGGCTGTCGTGCAGGTTGTTGCCGGAGACGGCGGCGTTCCACGCGACGGCCGGGACGCCGCGCGCGCGCAGCCCGGCCTCGACGAGCGCCGGGAAGCGCACCTCCGCGTCGAGCGCCGTGCACTCGGTCGTCGAGCCGCCGAGGAAGGCGATGCGGAGCGCAGTCGGGTCGGGCGGCCCGTCCCCGCGCGCCGCGCCGCGGAGGTAGCCGCGCGCGTCGGTCGCGAGCGCGACGCGCGGGTGCGCGGGGTCGATCGCGCCGCGGTCGTACACGCGCTGCTTGTCGCCGTAGTGGCGGCGCAGGCGCACCAGGTAGTCGGTCTCGCCCGCGTACGGGTTCGACCACGCGAGGCGGAGCGCGCCCTCGGCGACGAGGACGCAGAGCGCGCTCGACAGGAGCAGGGCGAGCCCGCGCGCGCTTCGCATGCCCGCGCCGCGCGCCTAGCGACCCGCCGGCTCGCGCCCGCGCGCGAGCGCGAGCGCCCCGAGGATCGCGTTGCGCAGCTCGCGCGGGTCGATCACGTCGTCGACGCCGAGCCCGTTCGCGAGCCGGTAGGGCCCCGCGCGCTGCGCCTCCTCGGCCGCGCGCTGCGCGTCCTCGTCGAGCTTGGCCGCGCGGCCGCCGCTCGCGGCCGGCATCGAGGCGAGGTTCACGCCGGGGAGGGTGAAGGTCATCGTCTGGTGGTCGAACGGCGTGCCCGCCATCGTGACCATTCCGAAGCCGAACGCCTTGCGCATCGCGACGTAGATCTTCGGGCCGCGAAGCCGGCGCTCGCTGCGGAACATCTTGCCGCCCCACTTGAGGATGCCCTCGCGCTCGGCCTTCGTCCCGGCCATCACGCCCGGGTTGTCGGCGAGGAAGACGACGGGGTGGCCGAACGGGTGGAGCGTGTCGAGGAAGTCCATCGCCTTGATCGCGGCGGCGCTGTCCATCGCGCCGGCCTTGTGCGACGGATCGTTCGCGACGATGCCGACCGCGCGGCCGCCGACGAAGGCGAGCGCCGTGATCACCGACTTCCCGTAGCCCGGCTGCACCTCGAGGTAGCGGCCGTCGTCGACCACGAGCTCGATGACGCGGCGCATGCGGTAGGGCAGCCGGTCGTTCGGCGGGAGGATCGCGAGCAGCTCGTCGAGCGGCCGCGGCCCCGTGTCCGCGCCGTCGCGACGCGGCAGCGCGCCGCCCGCATGCGAGGGGAAGTGCGAGAGGTACGCGCGCGCGAGATCGATCGCGGCCGCGTCGTCGGCCGCGACGTTGTGCACGGAGCCCGCGATCTCGGCGCAGACCTTCGGGCCGCCGAGCTCCTCCTTCGTCACTTCCTCGCCGGTCGCCGCCTTCACGAGCGGAGGCCCGCCCGTGAACATCGCGCCCGCCTCGCTCATCACGACGAAGTCGGAGAGCGGCGCGGCGAGCGCGCCGTGCCCGGCCGATGCGCCGAGGACGAGACACACCATGGGCACGTGGCCGTTCAGGTCGGCGAGCGCGAGCAGGTCGTTGGGCGCGCGGCCGTGCCCGGTGTCGGTGAGCCGGTGGCCCGCGCCCTCGAGCATCATCACGAGCGGGACGCGCTCCTGCTTCGCGAGCTCGGCGATGCGGTGGCGCTTCGCCGTGCCGCCCGCGCCGATCGAGCCCGCGAGCGTGCTGAAGTCCTCGACGCCCGCCATCGCGGGGCGACCGTCGATCGCGCCCGCGCCGCACACGAACGCGTCGGCCGGGACGCCCTCCTGGTTGCCGACGAGCCCGCCGATCTCGACGAACGTGCCCGGGTCGAAGAGGCGCAGGATGCGCTGGCGCGCGTCGAGCTTGCCGCGCGCGTGCAGGAAGCGCTCGACGCGCTCGGGCCCGCCCATCGCGCGCGCGCGCGTGCGCTCGGCGTCGAGGCGCTCGAGCAGCGGCTTCCAGTCGTCCGTGTAGTCGCGCTTCGCCACCGCCTCGCCTCGCCCGTGCGCGTCGTGACCTCGCCGCACGCGCGGAGCGAGGGGCGCGCAGCCTACCGCAGCCGGCGCGCGCGCGGCTGCGGTTGTCGGCGGCGGCGCGCGCGCCGTAGAGTGCGCGCGTGGCGGCCCGCTGGTTCCACCGCTCGTGTCCGATCTGCGAGGCGTCGTGCGCGCTGCGCGTCGAAGCCGACGTCGAGGCGCGGCGCGTGCTGCGGATCGAGGGCGACGCCGACGACCCGATCAGCCGCGGCCACCTCTGCCCCAAGGCCTTCGCGCTGCGCGGCGTCCACGAGGATCCGGACCGCCTCCGGCGCCCGATCGTGCGCGACCGCGCGTCGGGCGCCTGGCGCGAGGTCGGCTGGGACGAGGCGATCGACACCGCCGTTCGCGGGCTGCGCGACGTGCAGCAGGCCCACGGCGCCGACGCGCTCGCGGTCTACATCGGGAACCCGAGCGGGTTCGACGTCGGCTCGATGCTCTACAACGGCTTCGTGCTCGGCTCGCTCGGCACGCGCCGCATGTTCTCCGCGGCGACCATGGACCACTTCCCGAAGCTCTTCACGTCGCGCGTGATGCTGGGCAAGGGGTCGCTGCTGCCGATCCCCGACGTCGACCGCTGCGACTACTTCCTCTGCCTCGGCGGCAACCCGGTCGTGTCGCAGGGGAGCCTGATGTCGGCGCCCGGCATCCGCTCGCGGCTGCGCGCGCTGCGCGCGCGCGGCGGGCGCTTCGTCGTCGTCGACCCGCGCCGCACCGAGAGCGCGCGCGAGGCGGACGAGCACCTCTTCATCCGTCCGGGCACGGACGCCTGCTGGCTGTTCGCGGTCGCCCACGTGCTCTTCGCCGAGGGCCTCGTGAAGACCGGACGGCTCGGCGCCTTCGTCGACGGCATCGAGCGCGTGCGCGAGCTCGCGCGCGACTTCGCGCCCGAGGACGTCGCGGACGCGACCGGCATCGACGCCGCGACGACGCGGCGCATCGCGCGCGAGCTGGCCGCGCACCCGCGCGCTTGCGTGTACGGGCGGATCGGCACGTGCACGGTCGAGTTCGGCACGCTCGCGAGCTGGCTCGTCGACGTCGTGAACGTGCTGCTCGGGCGCTACGACGAGCCGGGCGGGATGATGTTCCCGCGTCCGGCGACCGGGCAGCACGAGCCGGGACGCGCGCTCCCGGAGCTCGCCGTCGGCGACGTGCGCACCGTCGTGCGCGGCCTGCCCGCGATCGAGGGACAGCTGCCCGCGTCCGCCTTCGCCGAGGAGCTCGACCCTTCGCTCGCGGGCGAGCGGCGCATCCGCGCGCTCGTCACCGTCGCCGGCAACCCCGTGCTCTCGCTGCCGGCCGGCGACGCCGTCGATCGGGGCCTCGCCGGCCTCGACTTCATGGTCGCGGTCGACCCGTACCTGAACGAGACGACGCGGCACGCGGACGTCGTGCTGCCGACGCTCCCGCAGCTCGAGCACGACAACTACGACTTCCTCGCGCAGTCGACGACGGTGCGGAACTTCGCGCGCTATTCGGAGCAGGTGTTCCCGCCCGAGCCCGGCGGCAAGCGCTCGTGGGAGGTGTTCCTCGCCCTCGCCGCGCGCTGGAACGGCGCCGAGCCCGAGGCGTTCGACGACGCGATGCTGCTCGCGAACGCGACGCGCTTCGCGGGCCGCCTCGGCCTCGACCCGGAGCGCGTCGTCGAGACGCTCGCGAAGGAGGGCGAGCGCGGCCCGATGCGGCTCGTCGACCTGCAGCTCCGCTGTGGGCCGTACGGCGATCGGTTCGGCGCCGACCCCGACGGCCTCACGCTCGCGAAGCTCCGCGCGGCGCGGCGGGCGGTCGATCTGGGCGCGCTCGAGCCGCGCCTCCCCGACGTCCTGCGCACGCCCGGTCGCCGCATCGCGCTCGCCGACGCGCGCATCACCGCCGACGTCGCGCGGCTGCGAGAGCGGCTGCCCTCGCTCGCCGCGCGCGAAGGGCTCGTGCTCGTCGGGCGCCGGCAGGCGCGCGGCATGAACTCGTGGCTGCACAATGTCGAGTCGCTCGCGGCGGGGCGTCCGCGCTGCACGCTGCGCATGCACCCGGACGACGCGCGGGCGCGCGGGCTCGCCGAGGGGGCGCTCGCGCGCATCCGCTCGCGCGTCGGCGAGGTGGTCGCGCCGCTCGAGATCTCGCAGGAGATGATGCCCGGCGTCGTGAGCCTGCCGCACGGCTTCGGGCACGCGCCGCCGGGCGGCGGGACGCGCACCCGCGTCGCGAGTGCGCGACAGCCCGGCGTGAACGCGAACGCGCTGACGGATCCCGAGCCGCTCGACGCACCGTCGGGCACGGCGGTCGCGAACGGGATCCCGGTCGAGGTGGAGGCCGCCTGAGCGGCGCGCTCCCGGGGCGTCAGTCGCGCCGCTTGCCGCCGCGCAGTGCGCGTCCGACGCGGCGCAGCGCGAGGCCGGGGGGGCGATCGTAGAACTGGCGCCACGCGCGCCGCGCCGCCGTCGCCAT
This genomic interval from Myxococcota bacterium contains the following:
- a CDS encoding molybdopterin-dependent oxidoreductase, with product MAARWFHRSCPICEASCALRVEADVEARRVLRIEGDADDPISRGHLCPKAFALRGVHEDPDRLRRPIVRDRASGAWREVGWDEAIDTAVRGLRDVQQAHGADALAVYIGNPSGFDVGSMLYNGFVLGSLGTRRMFSAATMDHFPKLFTSRVMLGKGSLLPIPDVDRCDYFLCLGGNPVVSQGSLMSAPGIRSRLRALRARGGRFVVVDPRRTESAREADEHLFIRPGTDACWLFAVAHVLFAEGLVKTGRLGAFVDGIERVRELARDFAPEDVADATGIDAATTRRIARELAAHPRACVYGRIGTCTVEFGTLASWLVDVVNVLLGRYDEPGGMMFPRPATGQHEPGRALPELAVGDVRTVVRGLPAIEGQLPASAFAEELDPSLAGERRIRALVTVAGNPVLSLPAGDAVDRGLAGLDFMVAVDPYLNETTRHADVVLPTLPQLEHDNYDFLAQSTTVRNFARYSEQVFPPEPGGKRSWEVFLALAARWNGAEPEAFDDAMLLANATRFAGRLGLDPERVVETLAKEGERGPMRLVDLQLRCGPYGDRFGADPDGLTLAKLRAARRAVDLGALEPRLPDVLRTPGRRIALADARITADVARLRERLPSLAAREGLVLVGRRQARGMNSWLHNVESLAAGRPRCTLRMHPDDARARGLAEGALARIRSRVGEVVAPLEISQEMMPGVVSLPHGFGHAPPGGGTRTRVASARQPGVNANALTDPEPLDAPSGTAVANGIPVEVEAA
- a CDS encoding carboxyl transferase domain-containing protein is translated as MAKRDYTDDWKPLLERLDAERTRARAMGGPERVERFLHARGKLDARQRILRLFDPGTFVEIGGLVGNQEGVPADAFVCGAGAIDGRPAMAGVEDFSTLAGSIGAGGTAKRHRIAELAKQERVPLVMMLEGAGHRLTDTGHGRAPNDLLALADLNGHVPMVCLVLGASAGHGALAAPLSDFVVMSEAGAMFTGGPPLVKAATGEEVTKEELGGPKVCAEIAGSVHNVAADDAAAIDLARAYLSHFPSHAGGALPRRDGADTGPRPLDELLAILPPNDRLPYRMRRVIELVVDDGRYLEVQPGYGKSVITALAFVGGRAVGIVANDPSHKAGAMDSAAAIKAMDFLDTLHPFGHPVVFLADNPGVMAGTKAEREGILKWGGKMFRSERRLRGPKIYVAMRKAFGFGMVTMAGTPFDHQTMTFTLPGVNLASMPAASGGRAAKLDEDAQRAAEEAQRAGPYRLANGLGVDDVIDPRELRNAILGALALARGREPAGR
- a CDS encoding ketol-acid reductoisomerase, producing MTTIYRSSDADPRALDGQRVAVVGYGNQGRSWALNLRDSGVDVAVHARADESRAAAEADGFAVGAIADASDADVLCVLVPDDAIPRLGLAPKPHALTIVASGYTLAFDRFAPDGDLAMVAPRMLGPEVRRCYVEGAGFLTALGIERDATGTALARTLAVAHAIGGLAQCAIGLTPRQEAILDLSVEQVLSPALTHVSQAFVGAMLAEGIPIEAVLTELHLSGEVERNYRLLREEGFAAQLAHHSPASRYGQLSRRGRYDALDFGPVMREIVAHIASGAFADEWDAESAAGQPRLHALEEQHAGPAIRAFEAGVRRTLGLDAD
- a CDS encoding SGNH/GDSL hydrolase family protein; translation: MRSARGLALLLSSALCVLVAEGALRLAWSNPYAGETDYLVRLRRHYGDKQRVYDRGAIDPAHPRVALATDARGYLRGAARGDGPPDPTALRIAFLGGSTTECTALDAEVRFPALVEAGLRARGVPAVAWNAAVSGNNLHDSLHVLLDHVVADAPDVVFVMHATNDTGVLATADGYASSMGVPLDARVAARWLETVASRSSFVVAFARHRLAAYALVPQPLAADVAARETGPGAAAIPVAPFARRLRAFVGVARAFDIEPVLATQPLAATQNALTPAWANVGAQARFNAATRAVGAETGALVVDLDAAVRASGADWDAPMHLFYDGMHVTAEGSRLYARTIVDSLAPRLRARHRSREEP
- a CDS encoding glutathione S-transferase family protein, which translates into the protein MKLHTFPLAPNPTKVEVFLKEKGLDLAREIVVLPKGEQHDPAFLARNPLGRVPVLELDDGEFVAESLPILEYLEELHPEPSMIGRTPLERLRIRSLERMIDTSILLPVGRLVHSTRSPLPGVEPNEGMAAWARTALVKPLALLDERVGDAPFVFGDRPTIADGTLFAAMRFGRMFGVEVDASHRNLHRWYASFEERHGGAPRV